In a genomic window of bacterium:
- a CDS encoding MucB/RseB C-terminal domain-containing protein, producing the protein MRSPIIRQAAVLAVFSLLVSAVPSPGWSQPVLPGGVDTAVSWLRSGATAPRRVSYEGTKSITIWGAQVQASQVHIYHAAPDQTRLEYLAAGNQPGRVVVIRGRTMMEYVPARNQVVERPAPEADEERLTRGVLPQILTNYDVGFAGTESVAGRATRVVNVQSKYPGRPSLRVWVDRERRLILRFERYKPDGTLQETAAFINVQYDPVFAPDLFTVPAPPGTQVQQQRPPGRMTIAEIAQRVGFTPQLPSYLPSGFQQRGSRVVNVQGQPVATFVYSDGLSTMTLFESRGPQGPPPKGQPVRIGSIQGTVAPRGLATLLHWNAGGISYTLVGELPQEELVRIAASVPQVSGMRTSMPERFWGSVATLGALPAAQAAQPSPSPDSPDWPGVPPVPIAPYITNDTHPIGPGLAAEEVRIWRALKTAGLTPMVVKVTVAGDGVTRLSDGRLGHLAWIRFVYGMDWTGDREGIVREVQDIARALAATAFRADSRAGQVVLTGQYHRSGPFNPQRWDVTFTARLYRDLLTSAPTDLEAGPALAQAGDVWYSPDLVSGALVMLPPRAHEPLRSPRSARVAAALPGDRSAEAAVHFKGNVLQVIVETKRRLDGILFGIESDGRLWRGNPRRQEVALTFDDGPDPVATPLLLGVLRRFGVHATFFVIGEHATTYPYLIKQMAAEGHEVEDHTFHHPRLTTVDASVVREEIAAGSEVLAPLAGRARWFRPPGGDYSADIAGAARESGMRLAMWTVNSGDWTSPPSKRLVERVLARAERGAIILLHNGTLVTVRALPEIIGELQRRGYDLVTLAELAHGSE; encoded by the coding sequence ATGCGTTCACCGATCATCCGCCAGGCGGCCGTCCTGGCGGTTTTTTCATTGCTGGTGAGCGCCGTCCCCTCCCCTGGGTGGTCCCAACCCGTGCTCCCGGGGGGCGTTGACACCGCCGTGTCCTGGCTTCGGTCGGGCGCAACGGCGCCCCGGCGGGTCAGTTACGAGGGCACGAAGTCGATTACGATCTGGGGCGCCCAGGTGCAGGCGTCTCAGGTGCACATTTACCATGCCGCCCCGGATCAGACCAGGCTTGAGTACCTGGCGGCAGGCAATCAACCTGGGCGGGTCGTGGTCATCAGAGGTCGTACCATGATGGAGTACGTGCCGGCCCGCAACCAAGTCGTGGAGCGGCCGGCGCCCGAGGCCGATGAGGAGCGTCTCACCCGGGGGGTGCTCCCCCAGATCCTGACCAACTACGACGTCGGCTTCGCGGGCACAGAATCCGTGGCGGGGCGAGCCACCCGGGTGGTCAACGTGCAGAGCAAATACCCGGGCCGGCCATCGCTTCGGGTCTGGGTGGACCGCGAGCGGCGGTTGATCCTGAGGTTCGAGCGATACAAGCCGGATGGGACGCTCCAGGAGACCGCGGCATTCATCAACGTCCAGTATGATCCCGTGTTTGCCCCGGACCTGTTCACGGTGCCGGCGCCGCCGGGCACGCAGGTGCAGCAGCAGCGGCCCCCCGGCCGCATGACGATCGCGGAGATCGCACAACGCGTCGGCTTCACGCCCCAACTGCCGTCCTACCTGCCATCCGGGTTTCAACAGAGGGGATCCCGCGTGGTCAACGTGCAGGGGCAACCGGTGGCGACGTTTGTGTACTCCGACGGCCTCTCCACGATGACTTTGTTCGAGAGCCGAGGACCGCAGGGCCCGCCGCCGAAGGGCCAGCCGGTCCGCATCGGGTCCATTCAGGGGACCGTCGCGCCGCGGGGACTCGCGACGCTGCTCCACTGGAACGCCGGGGGCATCTCTTACACGCTCGTCGGAGAACTGCCGCAGGAGGAGTTGGTGCGGATCGCCGCCTCGGTGCCGCAGGTCTCGGGTATGCGCACGTCGATGCCGGAGCGGTTCTGGGGGTCTGTGGCGACGCTCGGTGCCCTCCCCGCCGCCCAAGCGGCGCAACCGAGTCCCAGCCCGGACTCACCGGATTGGCCGGGCGTCCCACCCGTGCCGATCGCACCGTACATTACGAACGATACGCACCCGATCGGCCCGGGGCTCGCCGCCGAAGAGGTCCGGATCTGGCGTGCCCTCAAGACCGCCGGGCTCACCCCGATGGTGGTCAAGGTGACGGTCGCGGGCGACGGCGTCACCCGGCTGTCGGACGGACGCCTTGGGCATCTCGCCTGGATCCGCTTCGTGTACGGGATGGACTGGACGGGAGACCGCGAGGGAATCGTCCGGGAGGTCCAGGACATCGCCCGCGCGCTGGCGGCGACGGCGTTCCGCGCCGACTCGCGAGCCGGCCAGGTCGTGCTGACGGGACAGTATCATCGGAGCGGGCCGTTCAACCCCCAGCGATGGGACGTCACCTTCACCGCACGCTTGTACCGAGATCTGCTGACGTCGGCGCCGACCGATCTGGAGGCCGGCCCGGCGCTGGCCCAGGCGGGGGATGTCTGGTACAGTCCCGACCTCGTCTCCGGCGCGCTCGTGATGCTGCCTCCGCGCGCTCATGAGCCCCTCAGGAGCCCGCGATCCGCGAGGGTCGCCGCCGCGCTACCTGGAGATCGGTCTGCCGAGGCGGCGGTACACTTCAAGGGGAATGTTCTCCAGGTCATCGTGGAGACCAAGCGCCGGCTCGACGGCATCCTGTTCGGCATCGAGAGCGACGGCCGTCTGTGGCGCGGGAATCCGCGCCGGCAGGAGGTCGCGCTGACGTTTGACGACGGACCGGATCCCGTCGCCACGCCCCTGCTGCTCGGTGTGCTTCGGCGGTTCGGGGTCCACGCGACGTTTTTCGTGATCGGCGAGCACGCGACCACCTACCCGTACCTGATCAAGCAAATGGCGGCGGAAGGGCACGAAGTGGAGGATCACACGTTTCACCATCCGCGGCTGACGACGGTGGATGCCTCGGTCGTACGCGAGGAGATCGCGGCGGGGTCGGAGGTGCTCGCGCCCCTCGCGGGACGGGCGCGATGGTTCCGGCCTCCCGGCGGCGACTACAGCGCCGACATCGCCGGCGCAGCCCGGGAATCGGGGATGCGGCTCGCGATGTGGACGGTGAACTCGGGGGATTGGACCTCGCCCCCGTCGAAACGCCTGGTTGAGCGGGTGCTGGCCCGCGCGGAGCGTGGGGCGATCATCCTGTTGCACAACGGCACGCTCGTGACCGTCCGGGCGCTTCCCGAGATCATCGGCGAACTCCAGCGCCGGGGATATGACCTCGTGACGCTCGCAGAGCTGGCGCACGGGTCGGAGTAG
- a CDS encoding universal stress protein, which produces MTGPLHVSFLGAVLAAAFAIPMAALLLWMLRVPRPVPQEVARAVRSVGAVQTILVPILEHYYSERAVELASRLGQMQKARILLGYVVEVPRTLSLGVPLPTVEEQATRALAQAKTIVKMHALEAKAEIIRAREAGEGIARVARDRGVDLIVLGISPEAGLTEGSAARCAEGLFRHAPCEVIIDRLAETSIGAAAEEEHRGVPPEPSTSAVGTTAPRKEAPRRPV; this is translated from the coding sequence GTGACCGGTCCGTTGCACGTCAGTTTCCTCGGCGCGGTCCTGGCCGCCGCGTTCGCGATTCCCATGGCCGCGCTGCTCCTGTGGATGCTCCGGGTTCCTCGGCCGGTACCCCAGGAGGTCGCCCGCGCGGTGCGGTCGGTTGGTGCGGTCCAAACGATTCTCGTGCCGATACTCGAGCACTACTACTCGGAGCGCGCGGTCGAGCTGGCAAGCCGCTTGGGGCAGATGCAGAAGGCCAGGATCTTGCTTGGCTACGTTGTGGAGGTCCCCCGGACGCTGTCCTTGGGCGTCCCGCTGCCAACGGTAGAGGAGCAGGCCACTCGCGCGCTCGCGCAGGCGAAGACGATCGTCAAGATGCACGCGCTCGAGGCCAAGGCGGAGATCATCCGAGCCCGAGAGGCCGGGGAAGGGATCGCGCGCGTCGCTCGGGACCGGGGCGTCGATCTCATCGTCCTCGGGATTTCCCCGGAAGCAGGCCTCACCGAGGGGTCCGCGGCGAGATGCGCGGAGGGACTCTTCCGGCACGCTCCGTGCGAGGTCATCATCGACCGCCTGGCGGAGACCAGCATCGGAGCTGCGGCCGAAGAGGAACACCGGGGCGTGCCCCCCGAGCCATCAACGAGCGCGGTCGGGACAACAGCTCCTCGGAAGGAAGCACCCAGGCGCCCGGTGTAA
- a CDS encoding TrkA family potassium uptake protein: MYVIVVGGGKVGYYLTKALIAARQEVTVLEKLRRRFDLLQEEFGDAAFLGDGCEVRTLEQAGAPRADLVAAVTGDDEDNLVICQMAKRKFNVKRVIARINNPKNEVTFQMLGIDETVSSTKLIYSLIEQEVEIADVIPLTALRKGQLELVEVALPEGAPSVNRRVRDLALPAKSSLAILVRGNDAEIINGDTVLRGGDIIVAITPSAIVQEFRKAMLGRAVPTP; this comes from the coding sequence ATGTATGTGATCGTCGTTGGGGGCGGCAAGGTCGGATATTACCTGACCAAGGCCCTGATCGCTGCCCGTCAGGAGGTCACCGTGCTCGAAAAGCTCCGGCGGCGGTTCGATCTGCTGCAGGAGGAGTTCGGGGACGCCGCGTTTCTCGGCGACGGGTGCGAGGTTCGGACGCTTGAGCAGGCCGGCGCGCCTCGGGCCGATCTCGTCGCGGCCGTCACCGGGGACGACGAGGACAACCTCGTGATCTGTCAGATGGCCAAGCGGAAGTTCAATGTGAAGCGAGTCATCGCGCGGATCAACAACCCAAAGAACGAAGTCACGTTTCAGATGCTGGGGATCGACGAGACGGTCTCTTCGACCAAGCTGATTTACAGCCTGATCGAGCAGGAGGTCGAGATCGCCGACGTGATTCCGCTCACCGCCCTCCGGAAGGGGCAGCTCGAACTCGTGGAGGTGGCGCTGCCTGAGGGCGCTCCGAGCGTCAACCGGCGAGTGCGGGATCTGGCCCTCCCGGCCAAGAGCAGCCTGGCGATCCTGGTGCGGGGGAATGATGCGGAGATCATCAACGGCGACACGGTTCTCCGCGGCGGCGATATCATCGTGGCCATCACGCCCTCGGCCATCGTCCAGGAGTTTCGCAAGGCCATGCTGGGCAGGGCTGTTCCTACGCCCTGA
- a CDS encoding zf-HC2 domain-containing protein, which yields MSRHVADQLSAYIDGALGVRDVERVKAHLDVCPMCLQEYHELHGVQRLLRGLPDPGPQPGFLDRVHWRLQREAAQHHRPSLVPRFVSTLQIRPFRLAVAASALALMLAIPWAWMTGQFGWRVAPLDSDAYVRHYLVLSSDRSLVDEATTTFVSNDLGVPDQPTR from the coding sequence ATGAGCCGGCATGTTGCTGACCAGCTCTCGGCCTACATCGACGGCGCCCTCGGCGTGCGGGACGTCGAGCGGGTGAAGGCCCACCTGGATGTGTGCCCGATGTGTCTCCAGGAGTATCACGAACTCCATGGCGTGCAGCGTCTGCTCCGGGGATTGCCCGATCCGGGTCCCCAGCCGGGGTTCCTGGACCGAGTCCACTGGCGGCTGCAGCGCGAGGCCGCGCAGCACCATCGGCCCAGCCTGGTCCCCAGGTTCGTGAGCACATTGCAGATCAGGCCCTTCCGGCTGGCGGTTGCGGCGAGCGCCCTGGCGTTGATGCTGGCGATCCCCTGGGCGTGGATGACCGGGCAGTTCGGATGGCGTGTAGCACCCCTCGATTCGGATGCCTACGTGCGCCATTATCTGGTGCTGTCCTCCGACCGATCGCTGGTCGACGAAGCGACCACCACGTTCGTGTCCAACGACCTGGGCGTCCCGGATCAGCCGACCCGGTAG
- a CDS encoding sigma-70 family RNA polymerase sigma factor — MADAVSVVGGLGSMTSPFPVGEGDREAVSGAEVPGTVHRLAAFEELVLQHQKQIYRVAYRLTGNHNDAEDLAQEAIVEAFRAFDRYQPGTYFDRWLYRIMSRTYIDTVRRRNRRPVVSLDAPMGGKGDPLVTVMGDSSQDPQQMTETFDLDGVVQLALDGLPQEFRTAVVLADIEGLSYDEVAQALRCPVGTVRSRLHRARQMLREALGPHLGARRDDR, encoded by the coding sequence ATGGCGGACGCGGTATCGGTTGTCGGAGGCCTGGGAAGCATGACGTCCCCGTTCCCCGTGGGGGAAGGGGACAGGGAGGCGGTGTCCGGCGCCGAGGTGCCCGGAACGGTCCACCGGCTGGCGGCCTTTGAGGAGCTCGTCCTGCAGCACCAGAAACAGATCTACCGGGTCGCCTATCGGCTCACGGGGAACCACAACGACGCCGAGGACCTCGCCCAGGAGGCCATCGTCGAGGCGTTTCGAGCGTTCGACCGGTATCAGCCCGGCACCTATTTCGACCGGTGGCTGTACCGGATCATGAGCCGGACATACATCGACACCGTCCGCCGCCGCAACCGCAGGCCGGTCGTCTCGCTGGATGCGCCGATGGGCGGTAAAGGCGATCCACTCGTCACCGTGATGGGAGATTCGAGCCAGGATCCGCAGCAGATGACCGAGACGTTCGATTTGGACGGGGTCGTTCAGCTGGCGCTGGACGGCCTCCCGCAAGAGTTTCGGACGGCGGTCGTTCTTGCGGACATCGAGGGCCTGTCGTATGATGAAGTGGCGCAAGCCCTGCGGTGTCCGGTCGGGACGGTGCGGTCGAGGCTGCACCGGGCCCGGCAGATGCTCCGCGAGGCGCTTGGGCCGCACCTGGGCGCAAGGAGGGATGACCGATGA
- a CDS encoding APC family permease, whose amino-acid sequence MTERTASVSVPAESLRRDVSVWGSFMWGFADVGADIYAALGIVIAATMGAAPLAFAAAGLVYVMIGLAYTELASAYPMAGGGQYFVSRGLGDIAGFIAGSALLLDYTIDIALFAVFSAGYLNFFFPAVRDYKVSLGPFPIIGTLSNITPLWAAETVVFIVFLTWLNVRGVRESSLLNEFIGAFGLIVEAGLIIIGLVFAWKPELLVSQWVHQFPTLNQFMYGSSLAIISYVGLESISQAAQETRRPATVIPRTSIGLIGSVFLFAVFFSITGLGLLPWQAYAKDVDHSVALFADRLPFVGPIAGPLAAILGAVILLISSNTGVMGASRLVYSMSQLKLMTPWFREVHPRYRTPARAILIFSGIGLLEAMLAFLTPSAVDALANMYAFGATLGYTLVFIALISLRINDPYSPRPYRVPWNVRWTRRDGQVIAIPLIGVLGLVGVLITLTEVVLTHAIGRVAGPVWVIACLTYYVLYRRKQGLPVWHSANHHWEEQQRAILKDAEEYDLLETYEFALAQRDRQFARGQGHA is encoded by the coding sequence GTGACTGAACGGACGGCATCCGTCTCGGTGCCCGCGGAGAGCCTCCGCCGGGACGTCTCGGTGTGGGGTTCCTTCATGTGGGGGTTCGCGGATGTCGGCGCGGACATCTATGCGGCCCTGGGCATCGTCATCGCGGCCACGATGGGTGCCGCGCCGCTGGCATTCGCGGCGGCGGGCCTCGTCTATGTCATGATCGGCCTGGCGTATACGGAGCTGGCCTCCGCGTATCCCATGGCCGGCGGCGGGCAATATTTCGTCAGCCGCGGCCTGGGGGACATTGCCGGGTTCATCGCCGGGTCCGCGCTGCTGCTGGACTACACCATCGATATTGCCCTGTTTGCGGTGTTCTCCGCCGGCTACTTGAATTTCTTCTTCCCGGCGGTCCGGGACTATAAGGTCAGCCTGGGACCGTTCCCGATCATCGGGACGCTGTCGAACATCACGCCGCTGTGGGCGGCGGAAACGGTCGTGTTCATCGTCTTCCTGACGTGGCTCAACGTCCGAGGCGTTCGCGAATCATCGCTCCTCAATGAATTTATCGGAGCGTTTGGCCTGATCGTCGAAGCCGGACTCATCATCATCGGACTGGTCTTCGCTTGGAAGCCCGAACTCCTGGTGAGCCAGTGGGTCCACCAATTCCCGACCCTCAACCAGTTCATGTACGGGTCCTCGCTCGCGATCATCTCGTACGTCGGGCTCGAGTCGATCTCGCAGGCCGCGCAAGAGACCCGCCGCCCCGCGACCGTGATCCCCCGGACCTCCATCGGGCTGATCGGCAGCGTGTTCCTTTTCGCTGTGTTCTTTTCCATCACGGGGCTCGGGTTGCTGCCCTGGCAGGCCTACGCGAAGGATGTCGATCACTCGGTGGCATTGTTCGCCGACCGCCTCCCGTTCGTTGGGCCGATCGCCGGGCCCCTGGCGGCCATCCTGGGAGCCGTGATCTTGCTGATCTCCTCAAACACCGGCGTCATGGGGGCGAGCCGCCTCGTCTACTCGATGAGCCAGCTCAAGCTCATGACGCCGTGGTTCCGCGAGGTCCACCCGCGTTACCGCACTCCGGCTCGAGCGATCCTGATCTTTTCGGGCATCGGCCTCCTCGAGGCGATGCTCGCGTTCCTCACCCCGAGCGCCGTCGACGCGCTCGCCAACATGTACGCGTTCGGCGCCACCCTGGGCTACACGTTGGTCTTCATCGCGCTGATCTCCCTGCGCATCAACGATCCGTACTCTCCCCGGCCCTATCGGGTGCCCTGGAACGTCCGGTGGACGCGCCGGGACGGGCAGGTGATCGCGATCCCGTTGATCGGGGTGCTCGGCTTGGTTGGCGTCCTCATCACGCTGACCGAGGTCGTGCTCACGCACGCGATCGGCCGGGTCGCCGGCCCGGTCTGGGTCATCGCCTGCCTGACGTACTACGTTCTGTACCGGCGCAAGCAAGGGCTTCCCGTGTGGCACAGCGCCAACCATCACTGGGAGGAGCAGCAGCGGGCGATTCTGAAAGACGCTGAGGAGTACGATCTCCTGGAGACCTATGAGTTCGCGCTTGCCCAGCGGGACCGCCAATTCGCGAGGGGGCAGGGGCATGCCTGA